A stretch of DNA from Triticum dicoccoides isolate Atlit2015 ecotype Zavitan unplaced genomic scaffold, WEW_v2.0 scaffold19857, whole genome shotgun sequence:
CCTCTTGCCATTACTCACATTGGAATTCGCATCGCGCTCGCCCCACCGGCCAGACGCCGCAATCCTATCCAAGTGGCACGGGAACTGTACTATCTGGCCCTCTACGAAGCCTGCGTCGTCGCGCCATCCCTGACCGTCGATCACAACCTCGTCGGCATCAAGGAACACCAGCCGCTGCCCTCGCCGGCGGATGAAACCCGGCCGGAATATCAGTACTTAAAATAGATTAGTTTGCAGGTGTTGGCTAAATTTATTATGCTGAGAATCGACTAAATGGACAAAATGAAGGACGGCCGTGGATGTTCTTTCTTTACTTTGCTTTTGTGGGTTGTGTTCATGCCGGCAAAATCTCCTGATGCACGTTGTACCTTCTTTAATACAACATGAATAAAATTTCGTATCATCTAAAAGACATAAATAAAAACCTTAACTTGGCATACGCGTTAATCTAGTGATCGAGGTGAAATTTAGATGGATAGTTAAGCTTTCACTTGCAACAACTCAAACAGATTGTTTTTTAGAAAGGAATGCAGACGACGGCTCTTAACCCAACAAGCTCATCAACATCATCGCTTAGTTCTAATCTCAATACCCCACACAATAAGACCAGCCTTGTAAACTCCTCCTTCTGTTTCCTTTAGGCACACAGACACCTCGCTATCGCAGCCTTGTCCATTGTAGAACTCGCCAAGCTCGACCTCCATCCAGCTGTCAGCCCTTTTTCGAGGGAGCATAACATCATCTGTGAGAGGAATTGCATGATAGCTCGTACGAGGCAGCTGCTGGTTTTCCCAGCTTGCAATTGCCCTCAAGATATGTTTGCGAGGTACCCcgtcatccccatccccatcctccACGCAGGCTTGGAGGCAAACTTGGCGTGTTGAGTCATTCCCTCCAACACTGATTGATGCCTCTTGAAACGGGAAATCGAGATTGAAGAACACATCGGCTAGCTTGAACACCATGTAAGCAGCGTACTTGGAGTTTGGGCTGAGCATTGTGCTATGTATTTCGCCACGGATTAACAGCCACCAAACTCCCCGAAGTTGAGCTGCTTCACCGAAGCTGTCGCAAATGCAAGGGTATGGGTATGGTTAGTACTAACACTGCATGGAACGAATACCATCAGATTAGAGATGATAGGAACTAAATTTATAAGCCTAATTACTATGAACCTCTTGTTTGCTTGGATCTCATCAGAACGGAGCTTGATCCACTCCCAGTATTGTCTTGTCT
This window harbors:
- the LOC119345012 gene encoding F-box protein PP2-B10-like, translating into MWLDRATGAKCYMLSARSLHISWGETRQYWEWIKLRSDEIQANKSFGEAAQLRGVWWLLIRGEIHSTMLSPNSKYAAYMVFKLADVFFNLDFPFQEASISVGGNDSTRQVCLQACVEDGDGDDGVPRKHILRAIASWENQQLPRTSYHAIPLTDDVMLPRKRADSWMEVELGEFYNGQGCDSEVSVCLKETEGGVYKAGLIVWGIEIRTKR